A genome region from Blautia coccoides includes the following:
- a CDS encoding phosphotransferase: MNIQEYDVMNAIIDKGYHSQRILSESTGYSLGKVNQSLAALVRQGYLDKDYAWTDKALEEIQQKKPKNAIILAAGYGLRMVPINREIPKGLIEVNGEPLVERLIRQLHEAGIQQIDIIVGFMKEQYEYLIDEYGVNLIVNREYGEKNNLHSLKLAADKISNTYIVPCDVWCSFNPFSERELYSWYMVTDMVDDESDVRVNRKLELVAVDAEKSGNGMIGISYILEQDAEKLRDRIRELTGKKSFGNAFWEEALMEKEKMTVSARVVPAREVYEINTYEQLRELDEGSKQLNSQILLIIAEALDCQLKEIVQIEVLKKGMTNRSFKFACRDKSYIMRIPGEGTEQLINRRQEYEVYQIIKDLKISDTIRYFDPESGCKLTEYLENARCCDGENSEDVKKCMKVLRDFHKKDLTAGHTFDIFERMEFYERLWNGEPSCYRDYLKTKDKVYELKAFIDAQPKNWTLCHIDANQDNFLIQGEGDNEKITLIDWEYAGMQDSDVDIAMFAIYSMYEKDKVDELIDAYYTEGCSRAVRLKIYAYVAVCGFLWSNWCEFKRHEGVEFGEYSLRQYGYAKEFYKYVKQGLEGEQ; the protein is encoded by the coding sequence ATGAATATACAAGAATACGACGTTATGAACGCAATTATAGATAAGGGATATCACAGCCAGAGAATACTTTCCGAGAGTACAGGATATTCACTGGGCAAAGTCAATCAGTCTCTGGCAGCGCTGGTGCGCCAGGGATATCTGGACAAAGACTATGCATGGACAGACAAGGCCCTGGAAGAGATACAGCAGAAAAAGCCCAAGAACGCCATTATCCTGGCAGCGGGATACGGACTGCGCATGGTTCCCATTAACCGCGAGATTCCCAAAGGGCTTATAGAAGTCAACGGGGAGCCTCTTGTGGAACGCCTTATCAGGCAGCTTCACGAGGCGGGCATACAGCAGATTGATATTATTGTGGGATTTATGAAAGAGCAGTATGAATACCTGATAGATGAGTACGGTGTTAATCTGATCGTCAACCGGGAGTATGGTGAGAAGAACAACCTCCACTCCCTGAAGCTGGCAGCAGATAAGATATCCAATACCTATATTGTTCCCTGTGATGTGTGGTGCAGCTTTAATCCGTTTTCCGAAAGAGAGCTGTATTCCTGGTACATGGTTACTGATATGGTAGATGACGAGAGTGATGTCCGTGTGAACAGGAAGCTGGAGCTGGTAGCTGTGGACGCAGAGAAGAGCGGAAACGGCATGATAGGCATTTCCTATATATTGGAGCAGGACGCGGAGAAGCTTAGGGACAGGATCCGGGAGCTGACCGGAAAAAAATCCTTCGGCAATGCATTCTGGGAGGAGGCACTTATGGAGAAGGAGAAAATGACAGTCTCCGCCAGGGTGGTACCGGCCAGGGAAGTGTATGAGATCAATACATATGAACAGCTCAGAGAATTGGACGAGGGATCAAAACAGCTCAATTCTCAAATCCTGCTCATAATCGCGGAGGCCCTTGACTGCCAATTGAAAGAGATCGTGCAGATCGAGGTTTTGAAAAAAGGGATGACAAACCGTTCCTTCAAGTTTGCCTGCCGGGATAAAAGCTACATTATGAGGATTCCGGGGGAGGGAACAGAGCAGCTCATCAACCGCAGACAGGAGTATGAGGTGTATCAGATCATAAAAGATCTGAAGATAAGCGATACCATACGGTATTTTGATCCGGAGAGCGGATGCAAGCTCACAGAGTATTTGGAGAATGCCAGATGCTGTGACGGGGAAAACTCTGAGGATGTAAAAAAATGTATGAAGGTTCTGAGAGACTTCCATAAAAAAGATCTTACAGCGGGACATACCTTTGACATCTTTGAGCGGATGGAGTTCTATGAAAGGCTGTGGAACGGTGAGCCGTCCTGCTATCGGGATTATCTGAAGACAAAGGATAAGGTCTATGAATTGAAGGCATTCATAGATGCACAGCCGAAAAACTGGACACTCTGCCATATTGATGCCAACCAGGATAACTTCCTGATCCAGGGTGAGGGCGATAATGAGAAGATCACACTGATAGACTGGGAATATGCCGGTATGCAGGATTCAGATGTGGATATTGCCATGTTTGCCATCTATTCCATGTATGAGAAGGATAAGGTGGACGAGCTGATAGATGCCTATTATACCGAGGGCTGCAGCAGAGCGGTAAGGCTTAAAATCTACGCGTATGTGGCAGTCTGCGGTTTCCTGTGGAGCAACTGGTGTGAATTCAAAAGACATGAAGGTGTGGAATTCGGGGAATACTCTCTGAGACAGTACGGATATGCAAAAGAATTCTATAAGTATGTAAAACAAGGGTTGGAAGGAGAACAGTGA
- a CDS encoding MalY/PatB family protein encodes MSEYNFDEYIDRSQTNSIKHAFKKEYHVPEDVIPLWVADMDFRSPREVCQVIAEAGKFGIFGYAGVHEDYFEAIHSWMLKRHGWDVKEEWMVRIPGVVCAIATAVRALTEKGDSVMIMQPVYHPFKNVLTANNRNVVKHCLKTGDDGRFHIDFQEMERQIETEKVKMLVLCTPHNPGGRIWSKEELEKTADICLRHQVYVVADEIHHDFILPGHTFTEWSSISEEMNQRSIICTAPSKTFNIAGLGLSNIFIPNPDIKKAVEQEISRASIEASNVIALDACKAAYTYGENWLDELLEYLDGNVALVRSFLKENLPQVRLMEPDGTYLVWLDFSALGLDSDALDDFLIQKAKVWLNKGTMFGDGGECCFRMNLGSPRHVILKALEQIKGAVDTLLIK; translated from the coding sequence ATGTCAGAATACAATTTTGACGAATATATTGACCGGTCCCAGACTAATTCCATAAAACACGCATTTAAAAAAGAATATCATGTGCCTGAGGATGTGATTCCCCTCTGGGTAGCTGACATGGATTTCCGCTCCCCCAGGGAAGTCTGCCAGGTGATCGCAGAGGCGGGGAAATTCGGCATATTTGGTTACGCCGGTGTACATGAAGATTATTTTGAAGCCATCCACTCCTGGATGCTGAAACGCCACGGATGGGATGTGAAAGAAGAATGGATGGTACGCATTCCCGGGGTTGTCTGTGCCATCGCCACGGCTGTGCGCGCTCTGACAGAAAAAGGGGACAGTGTGATGATCATGCAGCCCGTGTATCATCCCTTCAAGAACGTGCTGACTGCCAACAATAGAAACGTAGTAAAGCACTGTCTGAAAACAGGGGATGACGGCCGCTTCCATATAGATTTTCAGGAAATGGAACGACAGATCGAGACAGAAAAAGTAAAAATGCTGGTTCTCTGTACTCCGCACAATCCGGGCGGCCGTATCTGGAGTAAGGAAGAGCTTGAAAAGACTGCTGACATCTGTCTCCGCCATCAGGTCTATGTGGTTGCAGATGAAATCCATCACGACTTTATCCTTCCGGGCCATACGTTTACAGAATGGTCTTCCATCAGCGAGGAGATGAACCAGCGCAGCATTATCTGCACTGCCCCGAGCAAAACCTTTAATATTGCAGGCCTTGGGCTGTCCAACATCTTCATACCAAACCCGGATATCAAAAAAGCCGTGGAACAGGAAATCTCAAGAGCCAGCATTGAGGCCAGCAACGTCATCGCTCTTGATGCCTGCAAAGCTGCCTATACCTACGGCGAAAACTGGCTGGATGAACTGTTGGAATATCTGGATGGTAATGTCGCCCTTGTCCGCAGTTTTCTGAAAGAGAATCTGCCTCAGGTCAGGCTCATGGAGCCGGACGGCACCTATTTGGTCTGGCTGGATTTCTCGGCTCTGGGACTGGACAGTGATGCTCTGGATGACTTCCTTATCCAAAAGGCCAAAGTATGGCTGAATAAGGGAACCATGTTCGGAGACGGAGGGGAATGCTGCTTCCGGATGAATCTGGGAAGCCCCCGCCATGTGATCTTAAAGGCACTGGAACAGATAAAAGGAGCTGTTGACACACTCCTTATAAAATAA
- a CDS encoding nicotinate phosphoribosyltransferase, whose amino-acid sequence MRALNLTLLTDLYELTMMQGYFKNPTDQVVVFDAFYRKNPCDGGYAIAAGLEQIIEYIRDLHFSPDDIDYLKTLNIFDTDFLEYLRGFHFTGDIYAIPEGTIIFPREPLVKVIAPVMEAQLIETALLNILNHQSLIATKASRVVYAAQGDGIMEFGLRRAQGPDAGIYGARAAMIGGCVGTSNVLTGQMFHVPVKGTHAHSWIMSFPDEYTAFKAYANQYPNACILLVDTYDVLDSGVPNAIRVFKEMQAEGIELKGYGIRIDSGDLAYLSKQAYKMLAEAGFEDAIISASSDLDEYLIDSLKAQGAKINSWGVGTNLITSNGHPAFGGVYKLAAIKERDDEDFVPKIKLSENVEKVTNPGNKTVYRIYDKATGKIRADLICLADETFDTDRDMIIFDPMATWKKTKIAGGTYALRELLVPVFLKGECVYTSPSVMEIRDICAKEKETLWSETMRLVNPQEVYVDLSDKLYAIKSRLLEEMGEAAIE is encoded by the coding sequence ATGAGAGCTTTGAATTTAACATTACTCACTGATTTATATGAGCTGACCATGATGCAGGGTTATTTTAAAAACCCTACTGACCAGGTAGTCGTTTTCGATGCCTTTTACCGAAAAAATCCGTGTGACGGAGGATACGCCATTGCTGCCGGACTTGAACAGATTATCGAATATATTCGTGACCTCCACTTTTCCCCGGATGACATTGACTATCTGAAAACTCTGAACATTTTCGACACAGATTTTCTGGAATACCTGCGGGGCTTCCATTTTACCGGGGATATCTATGCCATTCCTGAGGGAACCATCATATTCCCAAGAGAACCGCTGGTGAAGGTGATCGCCCCTGTTATGGAAGCCCAGCTTATTGAGACAGCTCTGCTGAATATCCTGAACCACCAGAGCTTGATCGCTACAAAAGCCTCCCGGGTAGTGTATGCAGCCCAGGGAGACGGCATCATGGAATTCGGCCTGAGGCGCGCCCAAGGCCCGGATGCAGGTATCTACGGAGCCAGGGCAGCCATGATCGGCGGCTGTGTGGGAACCTCCAATGTTCTCACCGGTCAGATGTTCCATGTGCCTGTAAAAGGCACCCACGCCCACAGTTGGATCATGAGTTTCCCTGATGAATACACTGCATTTAAGGCATATGCCAACCAGTACCCCAATGCCTGCATCCTTCTGGTGGATACTTATGACGTGCTGGATTCCGGCGTCCCCAATGCCATCCGCGTCTTCAAAGAAATGCAGGCGGAGGGTATTGAGCTGAAAGGGTACGGCATCCGCATTGACAGCGGTGACCTGGCTTACCTCTCCAAGCAGGCGTATAAAATGCTGGCGGAGGCGGGCTTTGAGGACGCTATCATCTCTGCCTCCAGCGATCTGGACGAGTACCTGATCGACAGCCTGAAGGCACAGGGTGCCAAGATCAATTCCTGGGGTGTAGGCACCAACCTGATCACATCCAACGGCCATCCGGCCTTTGGCGGTGTGTACAAGCTGGCCGCTATCAAGGAACGGGATGATGAGGACTTTGTACCCAAGATCAAGCTCTCTGAGAATGTGGAAAAGGTAACGAACCCCGGAAACAAAACGGTTTACAGGATATATGACAAGGCCACAGGAAAAATCCGGGCGGATTTGATCTGTCTGGCTGATGAGACTTTTGATACAGATAGGGATATGATCATCTTCGACCCCATGGCCACCTGGAAGAAGACCAAGATAGCCGGGGGCACCTATGCCCTTCGTGAGCTTCTTGTTCCTGTATTCCTGAAGGGAGAATGTGTCTACACTTCCCCGTCCGTAATGGAGATCCGTGATATATGTGCCAAGGAAAAAGAAACACTCTGGAGTGAGACTATGCGTCTGGTAAATCCCCAGGAGGTTTACGTGGACTTATCTGACAAGCTGTACGCCATTAAGTCAAGACTTCTGGAAGAGATGGGCGAAGCTGCCATCGAATAA
- the spoVT gene encoding stage V sporulation protein T, protein MKATGIVRRIDDLGRVVIPKEIRRTLRIRESDPLEIFTDREGEIILKKYSPIGELGNFAKEYAESLAQVAGCMVCICDHDQVIAAAGSGSKEYMGKRIHSELEDVIADRGNDVVTEKGFLKVVEDDRYEYSSQAYCTITCAGDSIGVVILLGREGGKTFTETELKLAQAAAGFLGRQMEQ, encoded by the coding sequence ATGAAAGCTACAGGTATAGTCAGGAGAATTGACGATTTAGGGCGTGTGGTAATTCCAAAGGAGATCAGAAGAACGCTGCGTATCAGAGAAAGCGACCCGCTGGAGATTTTTACAGACCGGGAAGGAGAGATCATCCTGAAAAAATATTCTCCCATTGGAGAGCTTGGGAATTTTGCAAAGGAATATGCAGAGAGCCTGGCTCAGGTAGCAGGGTGTATGGTTTGTATCTGTGACCACGATCAGGTGATCGCTGCTGCCGGAAGCGGCTCCAAAGAATATATGGGAAAAAGGATACACTCTGAACTGGAGGATGTGATCGCTGACAGGGGAAATGATGTTGTCACAGAAAAAGGATTCCTGAAAGTGGTGGAGGATGACCGCTATGAGTACAGCTCACAGGCGTACTGCACCATCACATGCGCTGGTGACAGCATCGGGGTGGTGATCCTGCTTGGAAGAGAGGGTGGTAAGACATTTACTGAGACAGAGCTTAAGCTTGCCCAGGCGGCTGCCGGATTTCTGGGACGCCAGATGGAACAGTAG
- a CDS encoding putative bifunctional diguanylate cyclase/phosphodiesterase: MKKYMRIFFPILFLCLLIISGISVKMIHNISNYGTLINYVGIVRGASQRLVKLEMNGVEQDELIDYVDSILRELRTGEGKYGLVLTRSEEYNGNLELLDIQWNIVLDKIQEVREGRGKEELLSESEILFKIANDTVFSLERYSSYRSSQLGMFISAVSVICLILLVYYIKSFFDLKKKNTVLKDIASRDKLTGAYNEAEFKKEASDILAHNQDKKFAVLYIDIENFKYINDVFGYAYGDEILKNYASIMLKDTRENEVFGRSVADRFTALRCYEQKEELLARQKEVDRKFFRSGGRLSGRHMVTVVCGICCIEDVIERLDVGGLIDRANFAQKTVKNNPNRHYAFYNESIRKKMIEENRIRDRIDTAMDKGEFVVYLQPKVSLANGKIAGAEALVRWRLPDGGMLSPGIFIPIMEKNHVIGKLDKYVFERVCIWIHNRIRAGLSIVPVSVNVSKLQFYNPDFVKEYREIKEQYQVPDGILEIEFTESVAFENQKYMLKVIEDLHNSGFGCSLDDFGSGYSSLGLLKDIQIDVLKLDATFFGGSDNKEKENLIVRSIITMAKELDIKVVAEGIEKQEQVEFLKGTGCDLIQGFVYFKPMPIKEFEKCINVQNETQPEQVAAMQNIISGLVMPARLF; encoded by the coding sequence ATGAAAAAATATATGCGGATATTTTTTCCGATTTTATTTCTGTGCCTGTTGATCATCAGCGGTATTTCAGTGAAAATGATCCATAATATCAGTAATTACGGGACATTGATCAACTATGTGGGGATTGTCAGAGGGGCATCCCAGAGACTTGTTAAGCTGGAAATGAACGGGGTAGAACAAGATGAGCTGATAGATTACGTGGATTCCATTCTGAGGGAATTAAGGACAGGAGAAGGTAAATACGGACTGGTACTGACACGGTCAGAGGAATACAATGGGAATCTGGAGCTGCTGGATATACAGTGGAATATAGTTCTTGATAAGATACAGGAAGTTAGAGAGGGAAGAGGCAAAGAAGAGCTGCTGAGTGAGAGTGAGATACTTTTTAAAATCGCAAATGATACTGTATTTTCGCTTGAAAGATATTCTTCTTACCGGTCATCCCAGTTGGGGATGTTCATTTCAGCGGTGTCGGTTATATGCCTTATTCTGCTTGTCTATTATATAAAGAGCTTTTTTGATCTAAAGAAAAAGAATACAGTGCTCAAGGACATTGCCAGCAGGGATAAGCTGACAGGCGCCTATAATGAGGCTGAATTTAAAAAAGAAGCATCAGATATACTGGCACATAACCAGGACAAGAAATTCGCAGTGCTTTACATTGACATTGAGAACTTTAAATATATCAATGATGTTTTCGGATATGCATATGGTGATGAGATACTAAAGAATTATGCGTCTATTATGCTGAAAGATACCAGAGAGAATGAGGTGTTCGGCAGGAGCGTGGCCGACCGTTTTACAGCCCTGCGGTGTTATGAGCAAAAAGAAGAACTGCTGGCAAGGCAGAAGGAAGTGGACAGGAAATTTTTCCGGTCTGGGGGAAGGCTGTCCGGCAGACATATGGTGACAGTTGTCTGCGGCATCTGCTGTATTGAGGATGTGATCGAGCGCCTGGACGTGGGCGGACTGATCGACAGGGCTAATTTTGCACAGAAAACAGTCAAAAATAACCCCAATCGTCACTATGCTTTTTATAATGAGAGCATCAGGAAAAAGATGATTGAAGAAAACAGGATCAGGGACAGGATTGACACCGCAATGGATAAGGGAGAATTTGTAGTATATCTGCAGCCTAAAGTGTCACTGGCAAATGGAAAGATAGCAGGGGCAGAAGCCCTGGTACGCTGGCGGCTGCCGGACGGCGGGATGCTGTCTCCGGGAATCTTTATCCCTATCATGGAGAAAAACCATGTGATCGGAAAGCTGGATAAATATGTATTTGAAAGAGTATGCATATGGATACATAACAGGATAAGAGCAGGTCTGTCCATAGTACCAGTCTCGGTCAATGTGTCAAAGCTGCAGTTCTATAATCCTGATTTTGTAAAGGAATATAGGGAGATCAAGGAACAATATCAGGTGCCGGACGGCATTCTGGAAATAGAATTTACGGAGTCCGTAGCTTTTGAAAATCAGAAGTATATGCTGAAAGTCATCGAGGATCTGCATAACAGCGGATTCGGCTGTTCACTGGATGATTTCGGATCGGGATACTCTTCTCTTGGACTGCTGAAGGATATCCAGATAGACGTGCTGAAGCTGGATGCCACATTTTTCGGCGGCAGTGATAACAAAGAAAAAGAAAATCTCATAGTCAGAAGCATTATCACTATGGCAAAGGAATTGGATATCAAGGTGGTAGCGGAAGGTATTGAGAAACAGGAGCAGGTGGAATTTTTGAAGGGGACAGGTTGTGATCTGATCCAGGGATTTGTCTATTTTAAACCTATGCCTATCAAAGAATTTGAAAAATGCATTAATGTCCAAAATGAGACGCAGCCGGAACAAGTGGCTGCAATGCAGAACATAATCAGCGGTCTGGTTATGCCGGCGCGATTATTTTGA
- a CDS encoding M15 family metallopeptidase, protein MSKLSILVNREHLLSQNYIPQNLTEPAIPFSAPPGDAKRLLVRDAAAAAEELFHRAQKEGLHLWGVSGYRPYTRQRELYEAALVKREKLLKKTGDAPMTAVAPPGSSEHQTGLALDVSCPSENYELEETFALTPEGKWLSTYASHYGFILRYPRGKESITGFPYEPWHIRYVGEPLAPYLSLTGLTLEEYYLL, encoded by the coding sequence ATGTCAAAACTTTCCATCCTGGTCAACCGGGAGCACCTCCTGTCCCAAAACTACATTCCCCAAAACCTGACAGAACCTGCCATCCCCTTCTCAGCACCTCCGGGCGATGCCAAAAGGCTCCTGGTCAGGGATGCGGCGGCCGCCGCAGAGGAACTGTTTCACCGTGCCCAAAAGGAGGGGTTACACCTGTGGGGCGTCTCAGGCTACCGCCCTTACACCCGCCAAAGAGAGCTGTACGAGGCAGCCCTCGTAAAGAGAGAGAAGCTCTTAAAGAAAACCGGAGACGCGCCCATGACTGCCGTGGCTCCTCCCGGAAGCAGCGAACACCAGACCGGCCTGGCTCTGGATGTCTCCTGTCCCTCTGAGAACTATGAGCTGGAAGAGACCTTCGCCCTCACACCAGAGGGAAAATGGCTCAGCACCTATGCCTCCCACTATGGATTTATCCTTCGCTATCCCAGAGGTAAGGAATCCATCACCGGATTCCCCTACGAACCATGGCACATCCGTTATGTGGGGGAACCCCTTGCTCCCTACCTGTCCCTCACCGGCCTGACACTGGAAGAATACTACTTGTTATAA
- a CDS encoding NTP transferase domain-containing protein — MSYQADNAVILAAGLSSRFAPISYEMPKALIPVRGEILIERQIRQLREAGIDQVIVVTGYKAEMFEYLKKKLGVVLVYNAEYNQKNNHSSIYAVREYLKNTYICCADNYFNVNPFEKNVEGSFYSALYAEGETNEWCMQEDEEGIITSVEIGGRDSWYMNGPAFWTEEYTRQFLDILNEAYGKPETADKMWENIYLENIERLPMKLKKCDGSHIYEFDSLEELREFDAAYKEHSGSYIMESISETLGCREGDIHGINPAKNGDGSVSGIQFLAPGGAYQYDYAAKSIVRYAMQGSCRS, encoded by the coding sequence ATGTCTTATCAGGCAGATAACGCGGTGATCCTGGCAGCAGGACTGTCCAGCAGATTTGCACCTATTTCATATGAGATGCCTAAGGCGCTGATACCTGTCAGAGGCGAGATACTGATCGAGCGCCAGATCCGCCAGCTCCGTGAGGCGGGTATTGACCAGGTCATCGTAGTGACCGGCTATAAGGCTGAAATGTTCGAGTATCTGAAAAAAAAGCTGGGTGTTGTTCTGGTCTATAACGCGGAGTATAACCAGAAGAATAATCACAGCTCCATCTATGCAGTCAGGGAATATTTAAAAAATACTTATATATGTTGTGCAGATAATTACTTTAATGTAAACCCCTTTGAGAAGAATGTGGAAGGAAGCTTCTATTCCGCTCTGTATGCAGAAGGGGAGACAAATGAGTGGTGTATGCAGGAGGATGAGGAGGGTATTATCACCTCAGTGGAGATCGGCGGCAGGGATTCCTGGTACATGAACGGGCCGGCCTTCTGGACAGAGGAATATACCCGGCAGTTTCTGGACATTCTCAACGAGGCATACGGAAAACCGGAGACGGCTGATAAGATGTGGGAAAATATTTATCTGGAGAACATAGAGAGACTTCCCATGAAGCTAAAAAAATGTGACGGCAGCCACATTTATGAGTTTGATTCCCTGGAGGAACTGAGGGAATTTGACGCGGCATATAAGGAACACTCCGGATCTTATATCATGGAATCTATCTCTGAAACCCTGGGATGCAGGGAAGGTGATATCCACGGTATCAATCCGGCGAAAAATGGAGACGGTTCCGTATCCGGCATACAGTTTCTGGCGCCGGGCGGTGCTTACCAGTATGATTACGCAGCAAAAAGTATCGTCAGATATGCCATGCAGGGAAGCTGCCGGTCTTAG
- a CDS encoding HAD family hydrolase, giving the protein MKNVAKDFEKSRDFLICIDSDGCAMDTMDVKHMRCFAPCLVHEWDLGEYRDDIVRLWRKINLLSRSRGINRFKGLAKILVEINENYARVDGLDELIYWVQTTDELSEESLREAYERTGCNCMKKALEWSRLVNDSIVMISNSRKSPFEGVEEALKLIKGKADVVIVTASNGQEIRREWEDSGLMEYADLLLSQESGTKEMCLRSLTEHGYEKDHVLMIGDAPADKMAAESAEALFYPVLAYQETESWEEFAAEGLKRFLEGTFAGTYQEEKIKEFYANLDL; this is encoded by the coding sequence ATGAAAAATGTAGCAAAAGATTTTGAAAAGTCCAGGGACTTTTTAATATGTATCGATTCTGACGGCTGTGCTATGGATACCATGGATGTAAAACATATGCGCTGTTTTGCGCCGTGCCTGGTACACGAATGGGATTTGGGGGAATACAGGGACGATATTGTGCGGCTTTGGAGGAAGATCAACCTGCTGAGCAGAAGCCGCGGTATCAACCGTTTCAAAGGGCTGGCCAAGATACTGGTGGAGATCAATGAGAATTACGCCAGAGTGGACGGCCTGGATGAGCTGATCTACTGGGTTCAGACAACAGATGAGCTGTCTGAAGAGAGTCTCAGAGAGGCTTATGAGAGAACCGGCTGCAACTGTATGAAGAAAGCGCTGGAGTGGTCAAGGCTGGTCAACGATTCTATTGTGATGATCTCCAACAGCAGGAAGTCACCCTTTGAAGGCGTTGAGGAAGCCTTAAAACTCATAAAGGGAAAGGCAGATGTGGTGATCGTCACAGCCTCCAACGGTCAGGAGATCCGCAGGGAGTGGGAGGACAGCGGTCTCATGGAATACGCGGATCTGCTTCTCTCTCAGGAGTCAGGCACCAAGGAGATGTGCCTTCGGTCTCTGACAGAACACGGTTATGAAAAGGACCATGTGCTCATGATCGGTGATGCCCCTGCAGATAAGATGGCAGCGGAGAGCGCAGAAGCTTTGTTCTACCCGGTTCTGGCGTACCAGGAGACAGAGTCCTGGGAAGAATTTGCAGCAGAGGGTCTGAAACGTTTTCTGGAGGGAACATTTGCCGGAACCTACCAGGAGGAGAAAATAAAAGAATTTTATGCCAATCTGGATCTGTAA
- a CDS encoding DMT family transporter, whose amino-acid sequence MITGLAAGIFWAADTIILGIALAMTPFVSTQQAIFLAPFVSTFLHDFCSAVWMLFYMGIRKQMKNVVRALKTRSGKFIILGALFGGPIGMTGYVFAIKYLGATYTAMISAMFPALGAVLSYIFLKERMKPIQIMGFIVSIGGMVALGYTPGGSQISNFGLGFACALLCVVGWAVEVVICAYGMKDPNVNNEHALMIRQMTSAIFYGAVILTVIKGWGFTADIVLSKTTAIILISAFFGTASYLCYYKAINTLGAARGMALDITYSAWSIVLALIFLGQMPDVKSVICGIVILLGSLTAAADLKEILGMKAKTA is encoded by the coding sequence ATGATTACAGGTTTGGCAGCAGGTATCTTTTGGGCGGCAGATACTATTATTTTGGGAATCGCCCTTGCTATGACACCTTTTGTGAGTACACAACAGGCTATTTTTCTGGCACCTTTTGTGAGTACCTTTCTGCATGATTTTTGTTCTGCGGTCTGGATGCTGTTCTACATGGGTATCAGAAAACAGATGAAAAATGTTGTGCGGGCACTTAAGACCAGGAGCGGTAAATTTATTATCCTGGGTGCGCTGTTTGGCGGCCCTATTGGAATGACCGGCTATGTGTTTGCCATTAAATATCTGGGAGCAACCTACACGGCTATGATCTCCGCCATGTTTCCGGCGCTGGGGGCAGTGCTGTCCTATATTTTCCTGAAAGAGAGAATGAAACCTATTCAGATCATGGGATTCATTGTGAGTATCGGCGGTATGGTGGCTCTGGGATATACACCGGGAGGAAGTCAGATCAGCAATTTCGGGCTGGGATTTGCGTGTGCTCTCCTCTGTGTTGTGGGATGGGCTGTTGAGGTGGTCATCTGTGCTTACGGCATGAAGGACCCCAATGTGAATAATGAACATGCCCTGATGATCCGCCAGATGACAAGTGCTATCTTCTACGGCGCAGTGATCCTCACTGTGATTAAAGGCTGGGGATTTACAGCAGACATTGTATTATCAAAGACTACGGCTATCATCCTGATATCCGCGTTCTTCGGAACAGCGTCTTATCTGTGCTATTATAAAGCCATTAACACTTTGGGAGCTGCCAGAGGTATGGCTCTTGACATTACATACTCCGCATGGTCAATTGTACTGGCACTGATATTCCTGGGTCAGATGCCGGATGTGAAAAGCGTTATCTGCGGAATCGTGATCTTGCTAGGTTCACTCACCGCTGCGGCTGACCTGAAAGAAATCCTGGGAATGAAAGCAAAGACAGCATAA